A section of the Carya illinoinensis cultivar Pawnee chromosome 12, C.illinoinensisPawnee_v1, whole genome shotgun sequence genome encodes:
- the LOC122288840 gene encoding ribose-phosphate pyrophosphokinase 1-like, with product MAAASLNLPFASSSAAAAAASSSSSSASSLFSRYTLSRRRFVSSDSRSRIHAHNTVRCDLSKPLKNINGKPIVPILNERNLPNFLETARMEKTVNRTSTRLKLFSGTANPTLSQEIAWYMGLELGKINIKRFADGEIYVQLQESVRGCDVYLVQPTCPPANENLMELLVMIDACRRASAKTITAVIPYFGYARADRKTQGRESIAAKLVANLITEAGANRVLACDLHSGQSMGYFDIPVDHVYSLPVILDYLASKTVSSQDLVVVSPDVGGVARARAFAKKLSDAPLAIVDKRRYGHNAAEVMNLIGDVKGKVAVMMDDMIDTAGTIAKGAALLHEEGAREVYACCTHAVFSPPAIERLSSGLFQEVIVTNTIPVAEKNYFPQLTVLSVANLLGETIWRVHDDCSVSSIFQ from the exons ATGGCTGCTGCCTCCCTGAATCTGCcatttgcttcttcttctgcCGCTGCCGCTgccgcttcttcttcttcttcttctgcttcgTCGCTATTCTCTCGCTATACTCTCAGCCGTAGACGCTTTGTCTCCTCCGACTCTCGCTCTCGAATTCACGCCCATAACACCGtc AGATGTGATCTATCCAAGCcgttgaaaaatataaatgggAAGCCCATTGTTCCTATCCTTAACGAGCGGAATCTACCCAACTTTTTGGAAACTGCACGCATGGAGAAGACAGTCAACCGAACTAGTACCAGGCTGAAATTATTTTCTGGCACTGCAAATCCTACCCTTTCTCAG GAAATTGCTTGGTACATGGGCCTGGAACTCGGAAAGATCAACATAAAGCGATTTGCAGATGGGGAAATATATGTTCAATTGCAAGAGAGTGTCAGAGGATGTGATGTATACCTAGTACAGCCTACCTGCCCTCCTGCAAATGAGAATCTCATGGAGCTATTAGTAATGATAGATGCTTGTCGTAGGGCTTCAGCCAAAACCATTACTGCAGTGATTCCATATTTTGGATATGCTAGAGCTGACAGAAAG ACCCAAGGGCGTGAATCAATTGCAGCCAAACTAGTTGCAAACCTTATCACAGAAGCAGGTGCTAACCGTGTTCTAGCTTGTGACCTTCATTCTGGGCAGTCCATGGGTTACTTTGATATCCCAGTGGATCATGTATATTCTCTG CCTGTGATTCTTGATTATCTTGCCAGCAAGACAGTCAGTTCTCAAGATTTGGTAGTTGTTTCCCCTGATGTTGGTGGGGTAGCAAGGGCACGTGCTTTTGCAAAAAAATTATCTGATGCACCGTTAGCCATTGTAGACAAAAGGCGCTATGGACACAATGCTGCTGAG GTGATGAATCTGATTGGAGATGTAAAAGGAAAAGTTGCAGTGATGATGGATGACATGATTGACACTGCTG GGACCATTGCTAAAGGTGCAGCTCTTTTGCATGAAGAGGGGGCCAGGGAGGTCTATGCATGCTGCACTCATGCTGTGTTCAG CCCTCCTGCAATTGAGAGGTTGTCAAGCGGCCTGTTTCAAGAGGTGATTGTTACAAACACGATCCCAGTTGCAGAGAAGAATTACTTCCCCCAGTTGACTGTTCTTTCAGTGGCAAACCTGCTGGGTGAAACTATTTGGCGTGTTCATGATGATTGTTCAGTGAGTAGCATTTTCCAGTGA